One part of the Cottoperca gobio chromosome 14, fCotGob3.1, whole genome shotgun sequence genome encodes these proteins:
- the LOC115019245 gene encoding V-type proton ATPase catalytic subunit A has product MDTSKLPKIQDEERESEFGFVHGVSGPVVTATAMAGAAMYELVRVGHSELVGEIIRLEGDMATIQVYEETSGVSVGDPVLRTGKPLSVELGPGIMGSIFDGIQRPLKDINDLTQSIYIPRGVNIGALNRDLKWEFSPGQSLRVGSHVTGGDIYGMVFENSLIRHKLMLPPRNRGTVTYLAPPGNYDISDVVLELEFEGIKEKFTMMQVWPVRQIRPVTEKLPANHPLLTGQRVLDALFPCVQGGTTAIPGAFGCGKTVISQSLSKYSNSDVIVYVGCGERGNEMSEVLRDFPELTMEVDGKTESIMKRTALVANTSNMPVAAREASIYTGITLSEYFRDMGYHVSMMADSTSRWAEALREISGRLAEMPADSGYPAYLGARLASFYERAGRVKCLGNPEREGSVSIVGAVSPPGGDFSDPVTSATLGIVQVFWGLDKKLAQRKHFPSVNWLISYSKYTRALDEHYDKHFPEFVPLRTKAKEILQEEEDLAEIVQLVGKASLAETDKITLEVAKLIKDDFLQQNGYTPYDRFCPFYKTVGILSNMISFYDMARHAVESTAQSDNKITWAMIKEHMGEILYKISSMKFKDPVKDGEVKIKADFAQLVEDMQNAFRTLEE; this is encoded by the exons ATGGATACCTCAAAACTTCCTAAGATCCAGGATGAGGAACGAGAAAGCGAGTTTGGATTTGTACATGGGGTTTCTGGACCAG TGGTGACAGCCACAGCGATGGCAGGAGCCGCCATGTACGAGCTGGTTCGTGTAGGTCACAGTGAGCTGGTGGGAGAAATCATCCGTTTAGAGGGAGACATGGCAACTATCCAGGTCTACGAGGAGACTT CTGGTGTGTCTGTCGGTGACCCTGTCCTTCGGACGGGAAAGCCTCTCTCTGTAGAGCTGGGTCCGGGAATCATGGGCTCCATCTTTGACGGTATCCAGCGTCCACTAAAAGACATCAACGACCTCACTCAGAGTATCTACATCCCAAGAGGAGTGAACATCGGTGCTCTTAACAGAGACCTCAAATGGGAATTTTCCCCCGGCCAGAGTCTTAGG GTTGGCAGTCATGTGACAGGTGGCGATATCTACGGCATGGTGTTTGAAAACTCCTTGATAAGGCACAAGCTGATGCTTCCACCTCGCAACAGAGGCACTGTCACCTACCTAGCCCCACCTGGAAACTACGACATTTCT GATGTGGTTCTGGAGCTTGAATTTGAAGGCATTAAGGAGAAGTTCACCATGATGCAGGTGTGGCCGGTACGACAAATCCGCCCCGTCACAGAGAAGCTACCTGCTAATCATCCGCTGCTGACCGGTCAGAGAGTTCTGGACGCACTTTTCCC TTGCGTGCAGGGTGGAACCACTGCGATTCCAGGCGCCTTCGGTTGTGGAAAGACGGTGATCTCGCAGTCGTTGTCCAAGTACTCCAACAGCGACGTCATCGTCTACGTTGGCTGCGGAGAGCGTGGAAATGAAATGTCTGAAGTACTGCGGGATTTCCCTGAG CTTACTATGGAGGTCGACGGCAAGACTGAGAGCATCATGAAGAGAACAGCACTGGTTGCTAATACATCCAACATGCCTGTGGCTGCCAGAGAGGCCTCAATCTATACAG GGATCACACTGTCCGAGTACTTCAGAGATATGGGCTATCATGTGAGCATGATGGCCGACTCCACGTCCCGATGGGCCGAAGCTTTGAGAGAAATCTCCGGAAGATTGGCTGAAATGCCTGCGG ACAGTGGGTATCCTGCTTACCTGGGCGCCAGGCTCGCCTCCTTCTACGAGCGTGCCGGACGTGTGAAGTGCCTGGGTAatccagagagagagggcagcgTCAGCATCGTAGGAGC TGTGTCACCCCCTGGTGGAGATTTCTCAGACCCTGTCACTTCAGCCACATTGGGCATTGTTCAG GTGTTCTGGGGATTGGACAAGAAGCTGGCTCAGAGAAAGCATTTCCCATCTGTAAACTGGCTGATTAGCTACAGCAAGTACACACGAGCTCTGGATGAACATTATGACAAACATTTCCCCGAGTTCGTTCCTCTCCGTACGAAAGCCAAGGAGATtctacaggaggaggaggacctgGCTGAAATCGTGCAGCTTGTGGGCAAG GCTTCTCTCGCTGAGACCGATAAGATCACTCTAGAAGTTGCAAAGCTCATTAAGGATGACTTCCTGCAGCAGAACGGATACACCCCCTACGACAG GTTCTGCCCCTTCTACAAAACTGTGGGCATCCTCTCAAACATGATCTCTTTTTACGACATGGCCCGACACGCCGTGGAGTCCACAGCACAGAGCGACAACAAAATCACCTGGGCCATGATCAAGGAGCACATGGGAGAGATCCTGTACAAAATCAGCTCCATGAAGTTCAAG GACCCTGTTAAGGATGGCGAAGTTAAGATCAAAGCAGACTTCGCCCAGCTTGTGGAGGACATGCAGAACGCCTTCAGGACCCTGGAGGAATGA
- the LOC115019477 gene encoding LOW QUALITY PROTEIN: wiskott-Aldrich syndrome protein family member 3 (The sequence of the model RefSeq protein was modified relative to this genomic sequence to represent the inferred CDS: deleted 1 base in 1 codon) produces MPLVKRNIQPRHLCHGAVPDGIGNELECVTNNTLSAIIRQLSSLSKQAENVFGELFSEANTFYVRANSLQDRIDRLAVKVTQLDSSVEEVSLQDINMRKAFKSSTVQDQQVLSKDSTPNSVAEMHNSSDRPPPLSTLTAYREDSIDAMKFYSDPSYFFELWKDKMLQDTEDKRRERRKQREQKQCVESSTLQREVKKVRKARNRRQEWNMMAFDKELRPDHRHPQSLRRGASSESSLSPDGRPDLLDYPIPPVPVHAACNHAKSHDYVPGNAHPSPPVEHEYHSIDVNYKRVTYATGEPHAAHRLNGSIRPPADYNALPPPPAPGPPIPSAQTAFGFPLGALPPTPHNGVLHVGPGYALPPVPPLGSHMFPPPPGPPPPPTPSAAPSHLAGHSEHSGAETKPVRDARSDLLSAIRMGIQLKKVQEQQEQQNKREPAGNDVATILSRRIAVEYSDSEDDSELDENEWSD; encoded by the exons ATGCCTTTGGTCAAGAGAAACATTCAGCCTCGGCACCTGTGCCACGGTGCAGTGCCTGATGGGATAGGCAACGAGCTGGAATGTGTCACCAACAATACGCTGTCCGCTATCATCCGCCAGCTCAGTAGTCTGA GTAAAcaagcagaaaatgtttttggagAGCTTTTTAGCGAAGCCAACACTTTTTATGTGCGCGCCAACTCTCTCCAGGACCGCATCGACCGCTTGGCCGTCAAGGTCACCCAGCTGGACTCCAGCGTGGAGGAGG TCTCTCTTCAGGACATTAACATGAGGAAGGCATTTAAAAGCTCTACTGTGCAGGACCAGCAGGTTTTGTCCAAAGACAGTACTCCGAACTCTGTGGCTGAGATGCACAACAGCAGCGACAGGCCTCCTCCCCTCAGCACCCTCACTGCCTACAG agaGGATTCCATTGATGCGATGAAATTCTACTCAGACCCGTCGTACTTCTTTGAATTGTGGAAGGATAAAATGCTTCAGGACACCgaggacaagaggagagaaaggcgGAAGCAAAGG GAACAAAAGCAatgtgtggaaagcagcacccTTCAGCGAGAGGTAAAGAAGGTGAGAAAGGCTCGAAACCGCAGGCAAGAGTGGAACATGATGGCGTTCGATAAAGAGCTTCGTCCAGATCACCGCCATCCACAGAGTCTCCGCCGAGGGGCTTCGTCTGAGAGCTCGCTCTCCCCAGACGGCAg GCCTGACCTCCTAGACTACCCCATCCCTCCTGTGCCTGTCCACGCTGCTTGTAATCATGCCAAGTCACATGATTACGTGCCTGGGAACGCACACCCCTCGCCACCTGTGGAGCATGAATACCACAGCATTGATGTCAACTACAAGAGAGTAACCTACGCCACAGGAGAGCCTCACGCTGCACACCGACTGAATGGTTCAATCCGTCCACCTGCAGATTACAA cgctctcccccctcctcctgccccAGGCCCACCCATCCCATCAGCCCAGACAGCCTTTGGTTTTCCTCTGGGTGCGCTACCACCAACACCACATAATGGAGTTTTGCACGTAGGCCCGGGCTACGCGCTCCCACCTGTACCTCCTCTAGGGTCGCACATGTTCCCTCCTCCCCCAGGTCCCCCACCTCCACCTACC CCCTCAGCTGCACCCTCACACCTAGCGGGACACAGTGAACACAGCGGAGCTGAGACTAAACCAGTGAGAGATGCGAGAAGTGACTTGCTGTCCGCCATCCGCATGG GCATCCAGCTGAAGAAAGTTcaagagcagcaggagcagcagaacAAGCGGGAGCCGGCGGGCAATGACGTGGCCACCATTCTGTCCCGCCGCATTGCGGTGGAGTACAGTGACTCTGAAGATGACTCTGAGCTGGATGAAAACGAGTGGTCAGACTGA